A stretch of candidate division WOR-3 bacterium DNA encodes these proteins:
- a CDS encoding four helix bundle protein produces the protein MDEKPHRRLTVWNKAMDFVVQVHSATGRFPASERFGFVSQMRRAALSIPSNIAEGAARKGPREYVRFLYTARGSLSELDTQIEAAARLRYLSPRAASDLQRKLDELSRMLNGLIGALSRNA, from the coding sequence ATGGATGAAAAGCCGCACCGACGACTGACAGTTTGGAACAAGGCGATGGACTTCGTGGTCCAAGTCCACAGCGCCACGGGGCGGTTTCCCGCGTCCGAGAGGTTCGGGTTCGTCTCGCAGATGCGCCGCGCTGCTCTTTCCATTCCAAGCAACATAGCGGAGGGGGCGGCGAGGAAGGGACCCCGCGAGTATGTCCGCTTTCTGTATACTGCGCGGGGATCACTAAGTGAGCTAGACACACAGATCGAGGCGGCGGCCCGACTTCGCTATCTGTCACCCAGAGCGGCAAGCGACCTGCAGAGGAAGCTCGACGAACTCAGCAGAATGCTGAATGGTTTGATCGGCGCACTTTCCCGAAATGCCTGA
- a CDS encoding DNA-3-methyladenine glycosylase I: MPPSTNASKSVQRCPWPADNEQMIRYHDAEWGVPLHDDRKLFEFLVLDAFQAGLSWAIVLKKREGFRKAFSSFDPEKVARYDDRKVSVLLTDAGIIRNRMKIEATIANARAFLAVQKELGSFDKYIWQFTGGRAKTNRWRTIKQIPCRSPESDAMSVDLKQRGFRFVGSTICYAFMQAAGMVNDHLVGCFRHKEVEGAGSKGGERR; this comes from the coding sequence ATGCCGCCCAGCACGAACGCCTCGAAGTCGGTACAACGCTGCCCGTGGCCGGCTGACAACGAACAGATGATCCGTTATCACGATGCCGAATGGGGAGTGCCGTTGCACGACGACCGCAAGCTCTTCGAGTTCCTCGTGCTCGACGCGTTTCAGGCCGGACTGAGCTGGGCGATCGTCCTCAAGAAACGAGAGGGATTCAGGAAGGCGTTCAGCAGCTTCGATCCGGAAAAGGTGGCCAGGTACGACGACAGAAAAGTGAGTGTCCTGCTCACAGATGCGGGGATCATCCGCAACCGGATGAAGATTGAGGCCACGATTGCCAACGCCCGGGCTTTCCTCGCGGTGCAGAAGGAACTCGGCAGCTTCGACAAGTACATCTGGCAGTTCACCGGCGGCAGGGCGAAGACCAACCGCTGGCGGACGATCAAGCAGATCCCCTGCCGCAGCCCTGAGTCTGATGCCATGAGCGTGGACTTGAAGCAGCGCGGTTTCCGCTTCGTCGGCTCGACCATCTGCTATGCCTTCATGCAGGCGGCGGGGATGGTGAACGATCATCTGGTGGGGTGCTTCAGGCACAAAGAGGTCGAGGGAGCAGGGAGTAAGGGAGGAGAGAGGAGATGA
- the ybeY gene encoding rRNA maturation RNase YbeY — MGFTALKPDIYGTQDERLRADVRLLCRLLAKDFKPNAAAVNVIFVTDRRIHTLNRQFLKRDRPTNVISFNCDEPQVPGEPHVLGEVYVSRDRARAQAHEYGVSYASEIRRLTLHGLLHLLGLTHRDMEPLYRHYLEKL; from the coding sequence CTGGGCTTCACTGCCTTGAAGCCTGACATCTACGGCACGCAGGATGAACGCCTGCGTGCCGATGTCCGACTCCTCTGCCGACTTCTCGCGAAGGACTTCAAGCCGAACGCTGCCGCCGTCAACGTCATCTTTGTCACGGATCGGAGAATTCACACTCTCAATCGTCAGTTCCTGAAGCGCGACCGGCCGACCAACGTCATCTCGTTCAACTGCGATGAACCGCAGGTCCCCGGTGAACCACACGTGCTCGGCGAAGTCTACGTCTCCCGCGACCGTGCCCGCGCCCAGGCCCACGAGTACGGCGTATCATACGCGTCCGAGATCCGCCGACTCACGCTGCACGGGCTTCTCCATCTGCTCGGCCTCACCCACCGCGATATGGAACCACTCTACCGGCACTATCTGGAGAAGCTGTGA
- a CDS encoding PhoH family protein, producing the protein MKPDASCSHSVSVEDVDPLALLGPADVNLTTLAKHYKTAIVVRDGRIMLNGPRAEESELMGLLDRLLARVRRGEPLSPELINAEVDRLRRSREPGAGQGEPEVLAIKTPRKAIFAKTRNQRVYLQAMQRSDIILAVGPAGTGKTYLAVAAALESLVSGHSSRIVLTRPAVEAGESLGYLPGTFKEKVDPYLRPLYDALFDMMPMERVQRFIEQEVIEVAPLAFMRGRTLSDAYIILDEAQNTTSTQMRMFLTRLGWNSRAIVTGDITQIDLAAAQTSGLIEAVERLNGVAGISIVHLTDADVVRPPLVSRIIRAYENRLPNGQPGVGG; encoded by the coding sequence ATGAAGCCGGATGCAAGCTGCAGCCATTCCGTTTCGGTCGAGGACGTAGACCCACTCGCCCTGCTGGGCCCGGCTGATGTGAATCTAACAACCCTCGCCAAGCACTACAAGACGGCGATAGTCGTCCGCGACGGCCGCATCATGCTGAACGGTCCCAGGGCTGAGGAATCCGAGCTTATGGGGCTCCTGGACCGGCTGCTCGCCCGCGTGCGCCGCGGAGAGCCGCTGAGCCCGGAGTTGATAAACGCCGAGGTAGACCGCCTGCGCCGGTCCCGAGAACCCGGAGCCGGACAGGGCGAACCGGAAGTGCTCGCCATCAAGACCCCGAGGAAGGCGATATTCGCCAAGACCCGCAACCAGCGCGTCTACCTGCAGGCCATGCAGCGCAGTGATATCATCCTCGCGGTCGGACCGGCGGGCACCGGAAAGACCTACCTGGCGGTTGCCGCTGCCCTGGAGTCTCTCGTCTCCGGTCACTCGAGTCGCATCGTCCTTACTCGGCCCGCGGTCGAAGCCGGCGAGTCGCTTGGTTATCTCCCCGGGACATTCAAAGAGAAGGTGGACCCCTATCTGCGTCCACTCTACGATGCCCTGTTCGATATGATGCCGATGGAGAGAGTTCAGCGTTTCATCGAGCAGGAGGTCATCGAGGTCGCGCCGCTGGCCTTCATGCGCGGCCGCACCCTCTCCGACGCCTACATCATCCTCGACGAGGCCCAGAACACGACCTCGACCCAGATGCGCATGTTCCTGACCCGGCTGGGCTGGAACTCCCGGGCGATCGTCACCGGGGACATAACTCAGATAGACCTGGCCGCCGCCCAGACTTCCGGGCTGATCGAAGCGGTGGAGAGGCTGAACGGCGTTGCCGGCATCAGCATCGTTCATCTCACCGACGCGGACGTGGTCCGGCCGCCGCTCGTCTCGCGCATCATTCGCGCCTACGAGAACCGGCTGCCCAACGGGCAGCCGGGAGTTGGCGGTTAG
- a CDS encoding DUF21 domain-containing protein, producing MELIGIVLLLAASAFFSGTETALYRANWIRLSNWAGRGMAGARTALAVLGHQDRTVITILIGNNLVNNFFSILISRFFVLTVGPAMTPVAVVTAVIVTFIFGEYLPKSVARAFPNPLLCRAALPIEILRYAFYPLVMLFWYLGRVFAPKRPHQRLTLTREDYIAAFRRRGEATQRNARLATRLFGFTQMKVGEVQIPLATVQSVPSDAGINEVTTLTRQYGYSRLPVYSGTPDNLTGVLVVKDLLSAPTRRIRRISRVSRDARALDVLRQMQRHGEHLAAVVDEAGKITGIVSLEDLLEELVGEIRSEG from the coding sequence GTGGAGCTTATCGGCATCGTCCTGCTGCTCGCCGCCAGCGCCTTCTTCTCCGGCACCGAGACGGCTCTCTACCGCGCGAACTGGATCCGTCTGTCGAACTGGGCCGGGCGCGGAATGGCCGGCGCCCGCACCGCCCTGGCAGTTCTCGGGCACCAGGACAGGACCGTAATCACCATCCTCATCGGCAACAACCTGGTCAACAACTTCTTCAGTATCCTCATCTCGCGCTTCTTCGTGCTGACCGTCGGCCCGGCAATGACCCCGGTCGCGGTCGTGACAGCAGTCATCGTGACCTTCATCTTCGGCGAATACCTGCCGAAGTCGGTGGCCCGGGCCTTCCCGAATCCCTTGTTGTGCCGGGCCGCGCTGCCAATCGAGATCCTCAGGTATGCGTTCTACCCCCTCGTGATGCTCTTCTGGTACCTCGGCCGGGTCTTCGCGCCGAAAAGGCCACACCAGCGCCTGACTCTGACCCGTGAGGACTACATCGCGGCCTTCAGACGCCGCGGCGAAGCGACCCAGCGCAACGCGCGGCTGGCGACTCGCCTGTTCGGCTTCACGCAAATGAAGGTCGGCGAAGTCCAGATCCCGCTTGCGACGGTCCAGTCCGTGCCTTCCGACGCCGGCATCAACGAGGTGACGACCCTGACCCGCCAGTATGGCTACTCGCGCCTGCCGGTCTACTCCGGGACGCCGGACAACCTCACCGGCGTACTCGTGGTGAAGGACCTGCTCTCGGCGCCAACGCGCCGCATCCGCCGCATCAGCCGGGTGAGCCGTGACGCACGGGCGCTGGATGTGCTTCGGCAGATGCAGCGCCACGGCGAGCACCTGGCCGCGGTCGTCGACGAAGCCGGCAAGATCACCGGCATAGTCTCGCTCGAAGACCTGCTCGAGGAACTGGTCGGCGAAATCCGCAGCGAGGGATGA
- a CDS encoding DUF554 domain-containing protein, which yields MRFLGTLINVGAVVVGSLIGLFFHSRLPKRLTTVAFQGIGLFTLFIGFTMAAKTKSLLVLVFSIVLGAISGELLDIDRLLNRFGEWLRNRLERKREWRVESRESIPEPSPATPDSPLPTPGHSRFAEGLVTAFLLFCMGSMTVLGAIEEGLGGRPNLLAAKSVLDGFASLALAASLGIGVLFSVIPLLIYQGGLTLLAGSLPAVISDIVVNEVSAAGGLILIGLGITILEIKQLKVLNMLPALVFAGVLAAVFLRS from the coding sequence ATGAGATTCCTCGGCACGCTGATCAACGTCGGGGCGGTGGTCGTCGGCAGCCTCATCGGTCTGTTCTTCCACTCCCGACTGCCGAAGCGGCTCACGACGGTCGCATTCCAGGGCATCGGCCTGTTCACGCTTTTCATCGGGTTCACCATGGCGGCGAAGACGAAGAGCCTGCTCGTGCTCGTCTTCTCAATCGTACTGGGCGCAATCAGCGGCGAGTTGCTCGACATAGACCGGCTGCTCAACCGCTTCGGCGAATGGCTGAGGAACAGATTGGAGCGGAAGAGGGAGTGGAGAGTAGAGAGCAGGGAGTCGATTCCCGAGCCCTCGCCAGCTACTCCCGACTCCCCACTCCCGACTCCCGGACACAGCCGGTTTGCCGAGGGGCTGGTGACCGCCTTCCTGCTCTTCTGCATGGGCTCGATGACCGTGCTCGGCGCCATCGAGGAAGGCCTGGGAGGCAGGCCGAACCTGCTCGCGGCCAAGTCGGTGCTCGACGGGTTTGCGTCGCTGGCGCTGGCCGCGTCGCTTGGCATCGGCGTGCTCTTCTCGGTCATCCCGCTCCTCATCTATCAGGGCGGGCTGACCCTGCTTGCCGGTTCACTGCCCGCCGTGATCTCGGACATCGTAGTCAATGAGGTGTCGGCGGCGGGCGGCTTGATACTGATTGGACTCGGCATTACCATACTGGAGATCAAACAGCTCAAGGTTCTGAACATGCTGCCCGCGCTCGTGTTCGCGGGCGTGCTGGCTGCGGTGTTTCTCAGGAGTTGA
- a CDS encoding MBL fold metallo-hydrolase, translating to MPELLPPPSSLTLFPSRSLSYNAGVLVGGKEALLIDPGLFADDIDRVRAHIYNRDAEPHCLVVTHSHWDHVLGPEYFPGVPVIQQQESLAVLAESGTMIEHQVTEWERQSGIQRDMPFLLHEPDRTFTDRLELQLGGKIVELLHAPGHASEQLVVHDRAEQLLWAADMLSDIEIPFVMHNLNAYRQTLDRLAQLEVTTLVPGHGAPAQGQSEVRARFDTDRTYLAELQKLVEAALSSGRSAAETVTACASMSYAIRDQNEEAHRLNVETAFLELGGTPDRRHPGWNRFQ from the coding sequence ATGCCTGAACTCCTCCCTCCTCCCTCCTCCCTAACTCTCTTTCCCAGTCGCTCCCTGTCCTACAATGCCGGCGTGCTGGTTGGCGGCAAGGAGGCCCTGCTCATAGACCCCGGTCTATTCGCTGACGATATCGACCGGGTGAGGGCTCACATCTACAATCGCGATGCCGAGCCGCACTGCCTGGTAGTAACGCACAGCCACTGGGACCACGTGCTGGGGCCCGAGTACTTCCCGGGCGTGCCGGTGATCCAGCAGCAAGAGAGCCTCGCGGTGCTCGCCGAGTCCGGAACAATGATTGAACATCAGGTCACGGAGTGGGAACGGCAGTCGGGCATCCAGCGCGACATGCCGTTCCTTCTGCACGAACCGGACCGGACTTTCACCGATCGGCTTGAGCTTCAGTTGGGTGGCAAGATCGTCGAATTGCTCCATGCGCCGGGCCACGCTTCCGAGCAATTGGTCGTCCACGACCGCGCCGAGCAGTTGCTCTGGGCGGCAGACATGCTGAGCGACATCGAGATTCCGTTCGTCATGCACAACCTGAACGCATACCGCCAGACGCTCGATCGCCTCGCGCAACTCGAAGTCACGACACTCGTGCCGGGTCACGGCGCACCGGCCCAAGGCCAGTCCGAAGTCAGGGCGCGGTTCGACACGGACCGGACCTATCTGGCCGAACTGCAGAAGTTGGTCGAAGCGGCGCTCTCTTCCGGGCGAAGCGCGGCCGAGACTGTCACTGCCTGCGCCAGCATGAGCTACGCCATCCGCGACCAGAACGAAGAGGCGCACCGGCTCAACGTCGAGACGGCTTTCCTTGAACTTGGAGGCACTCCCGACCGCCGTCATCCAGGCTGGAACCGGTTCCAGTAG
- a CDS encoding HlyC/CorC family transporter has translation MLWYLLAIAVLLIFSAFFSGSETALFSLSHGQREALRQLHPKSSRRIEHLLSDPDRLLGTLLLGNMVVNTAISGLATIVLISIGRTTGAGDALVIGLGGVAVTILVLVFGEVTPKIVASRSPARIAVLAVPLLAPLQWLLRPLARTLTSLASRLAPAKGESDKLTDEEMHTMVELGRRRNVLQGSEDEILLNLIGLDRRAVSEVMTPRIDIVAVPEQTTVAEALAVARRSGFSRLPVYRDTIDRVTGTLHVKELLTAPDETASVTTIRRPAHFAPEVKPLPELLDETRRKGSHIVTIVDEFGQTAGLVTLEDLLEAVFGEIVDEFDIAEELPYTKVENDCYLVDGEIDVATLNQLLGNAFRGVGHRRLSSFIHEKLGRLPRAGDTLRHGRLEITVRETDGTKLEKVIVCRKGK, from the coding sequence ATGCTCTGGTACCTGCTTGCCATCGCGGTCCTGCTCATCTTCTCGGCGTTCTTCTCCGGCTCCGAAACCGCGCTCTTCTCGCTCTCCCACGGTCAACGTGAGGCGCTCAGGCAGCTGCACCCCAAATCGAGCCGCCGGATCGAACACCTCCTTTCCGACCCGGACCGCCTCCTCGGCACGCTCCTCCTCGGCAACATGGTGGTCAATACGGCCATCTCCGGTCTGGCGACTATTGTCCTTATCAGTATCGGTCGGACGACAGGCGCCGGCGACGCCCTGGTGATCGGCCTGGGCGGAGTCGCGGTCACCATCCTCGTGCTTGTGTTTGGCGAGGTGACCCCGAAGATAGTGGCGTCACGCAGTCCGGCCCGCATCGCGGTCCTGGCCGTCCCTCTGCTGGCACCGCTGCAGTGGCTGTTGCGTCCGCTCGCCCGCACGCTCACCTCTCTCGCGTCACGCCTCGCCCCGGCCAAGGGAGAGTCGGACAAGCTGACCGATGAGGAAATGCACACCATGGTCGAGCTGGGCCGGCGCCGGAACGTGCTCCAAGGCAGCGAGGATGAGATACTCTTGAACCTCATCGGGCTCGACCGTCGGGCCGTGTCCGAGGTCATGACACCGCGCATTGACATTGTGGCGGTACCCGAGCAGACGACTGTCGCCGAGGCGCTCGCCGTCGCCCGGCGGAGCGGATTCTCACGTCTGCCTGTCTACCGAGACACCATAGACCGGGTTACCGGCACGCTCCACGTAAAAGAGCTGCTCACCGCGCCGGACGAGACAGCATCAGTGACCACCATCCGGCGCCCGGCCCACTTCGCGCCTGAGGTCAAACCGCTGCCGGAGCTGCTCGACGAGACCCGTCGAAAAGGATCTCACATCGTGACCATAGTCGACGAGTTCGGCCAGACTGCGGGCCTGGTAACGCTCGAAGACCTGCTGGAGGCCGTGTTTGGCGAAATCGTGGACGAGTTCGACATAGCCGAGGAACTCCCCTACACCAAAGTGGAGAACGACTGCTACCTGGTCGACGGCGAGATTGACGTCGCTACCCTGAACCAGCTACTCGGCAACGCATTCCGCGGCGTGGGGCACAGACGGCTATCCTCCTTCATCCACGAGAAACTCGGGCGCCTGCCCAGGGCAGGCGACACTTTGCGTCACGGCCGCCTTGAGATCACCGTTCGCGAGACCGACGGCACCAAGCTCGAGAAGGTCATCGTCTGCCGGAAGGGGAAGTAG
- the murJ gene encoding murein biosynthesis integral membrane protein MurJ, whose amino-acid sequence MSEPPLSDGHSQARFTRRVGAFSVGTLLSRILGVARESVFAYLFGAGFATDAFNVAFRIPNVLRDLFAESALSAAFVPAFVKSLHGDDRRRTWAFASNMLNTIVLVTGTLSVLGIIFAPAIVKVIALGFSDEPAKLQLTLILTRIMFPFLLFVAVAAWAMGILNAGGAFFVPAVAPAAFNVFSALVPLAAYGFLKSRGIDPILGMAWGVTIGAVAQFLIQVPSLRRQGFRWTPVIDLRSPELRQVFHRWLPMILGFATWQINFLVNTFLLTFLPQGSVTWVNYAYRIQHLPAGLFGAAIGSVAIAEFSHQMAQTDMSQLKGRFRHSMGLVSVLTLPAAILLIALAIPVTQLIYQHGRFTAHDTLLTAQALALYCTGIWAAAATRNTAAGFYSSGDTRTPALVAIGVVGANIIINLILMRVIGFLSFPLAASVTQLANFGILFFILRRRTGGLEGRYLVGITLRTLAASLLAGAIAYVCARGIGHLLPARRILFQAVQVFASGGIGVLTYYGLALLLRVTEVKQAARDFLAPLMRRRN is encoded by the coding sequence ATGAGCGAACCCCCGTTGAGCGACGGCCACTCCCAGGCCCGCTTCACCCGCCGGGTCGGCGCGTTCAGCGTCGGGACCCTGCTCTCGCGGATTCTCGGCGTGGCCCGCGAGTCAGTCTTCGCATACCTGTTCGGCGCCGGGTTCGCAACCGATGCCTTCAACGTGGCATTCCGCATCCCCAATGTGCTCCGCGACCTGTTTGCCGAGAGCGCTCTCTCGGCCGCGTTTGTCCCGGCTTTCGTCAAGAGCCTGCACGGCGACGACCGCCGCCGGACGTGGGCTTTTGCGTCGAACATGCTCAACACTATCGTACTGGTCACCGGGACGCTTTCCGTCCTCGGCATCATCTTCGCCCCGGCGATCGTGAAGGTCATCGCGCTCGGCTTCTCCGACGAACCGGCCAAGCTGCAGCTGACCCTGATTCTCACCCGCATCATGTTCCCCTTCCTCTTGTTCGTGGCGGTGGCGGCGTGGGCCATGGGCATACTGAACGCCGGCGGCGCGTTCTTTGTCCCGGCGGTCGCCCCGGCCGCGTTCAACGTCTTCTCGGCGCTCGTCCCGCTGGCCGCCTACGGCTTCCTCAAGAGTCGTGGCATCGACCCGATACTCGGCATGGCCTGGGGCGTAACCATCGGCGCCGTGGCCCAGTTCCTGATTCAAGTACCGAGCCTGCGCCGGCAGGGGTTCCGCTGGACCCCGGTCATTGACCTCCGTTCCCCGGAACTGCGGCAAGTCTTCCACCGTTGGCTGCCGATGATCCTCGGGTTTGCGACGTGGCAGATTAACTTCCTGGTCAACACGTTCCTGCTGACCTTCCTGCCCCAGGGCTCGGTAACCTGGGTAAACTACGCGTACCGTATTCAGCATCTTCCCGCGGGCCTGTTCGGCGCGGCCATCGGCTCGGTCGCGATAGCCGAGTTCTCTCACCAGATGGCCCAGACCGACATGTCGCAGCTCAAGGGCCGTTTCCGTCACTCCATGGGGCTGGTGTCGGTCCTCACACTGCCGGCCGCCATTCTACTGATAGCGCTGGCGATCCCGGTCACGCAACTCATCTACCAGCACGGCCGATTCACAGCGCACGATACCCTGCTCACTGCCCAGGCCCTGGCCCTCTACTGCACGGGCATCTGGGCTGCCGCGGCGACGCGCAACACGGCGGCCGGGTTCTACTCATCCGGTGATACGCGCACCCCGGCCCTGGTCGCCATCGGCGTGGTCGGAGCCAACATCATCATCAACCTCATCCTGATGCGCGTCATCGGCTTCCTTTCCTTCCCGCTGGCGGCATCCGTGACCCAGCTTGCCAACTTCGGTATCCTCTTCTTCATCCTGCGCCGGCGCACCGGCGGACTCGAAGGTCGCTACCTCGTCGGCATCACCCTGCGCACACTTGCCGCATCCCTCCTGGCCGGCGCGATCGCCTACGTCTGCGCCCGGGGGATTGGACACCTCCTGCCGGCACGCCGGATTCTCTTCCAGGCGGTGCAGGTATTCGCTTCCGGGGGAATCGGCGTGCTCACCTACTACGGCCTTGCCCTGCTGCTACGCGTGACCGAAGTCAAACAGGCGGCCCGCGACTTCCTCGCCCCGCTCATGCGACGGCGGAACTGA
- the recO gene encoding DNA repair protein RecO, whose protein sequence is MRRIIRSEAICLRVRDYHESSKLVTFFTLDHGRVDCLAKGARRLQSKFGAALDVFAQSRIIYYSHDTRTLLTLSDAELVHSFNFSRLPTPDSLSRFLAAEQIAEFALRVIQSHDPNPRLYRLLLSYLSTLESLQYPVCSLPSSGSLNLQSAICNLQSPDPYPALVCSFLLKAASFLGFRPELRRCLICRRPLEGPHPSYFDTGRGGVICQRCAGENPSGTRLDAAGLDTLAFLLYTPVSEIASFDPRLLSPPSSLPSPLDLVLSFLGHHFDPLVLNSFRWHASLERNP, encoded by the coding sequence ATGCGACGAATCATCCGTAGTGAGGCCATCTGCCTCCGCGTCCGCGACTACCACGAATCATCGAAGCTGGTCACCTTCTTCACACTTGACCACGGGCGGGTAGACTGCCTCGCCAAGGGCGCGCGCCGGCTCCAGAGCAAGTTCGGCGCGGCGCTGGATGTCTTCGCCCAGTCGCGCATCATCTACTACTCGCACGACACCCGCACGCTCCTCACACTCTCCGACGCGGAACTCGTTCACTCCTTCAACTTCTCTCGACTCCCCACTCCCGACTCGCTTTCACGTTTCCTCGCGGCCGAACAGATAGCTGAATTCGCCCTGCGCGTCATCCAGTCGCACGACCCCAACCCCCGGCTCTACCGGCTGCTCCTCAGCTACCTCTCCACTCTGGAGAGTCTGCAGTACCCAGTCTGCAGTTTGCCGTCCTCCGGTTCCCTCAATCTGCAATCTGCAATCTGCAATCTGCAATCCCCCGACCCCTACCCGGCTCTCGTCTGCTCCTTCCTCCTCAAGGCCGCGAGCTTCCTCGGGTTCCGGCCCGAACTCCGCCGCTGCCTCATCTGCCGCCGCCCGCTTGAAGGTCCGCACCCGAGCTATTTCGACACCGGACGTGGCGGCGTCATCTGTCAACGCTGTGCCGGCGAGAATCCATCCGGCACGCGACTTGATGCCGCCGGCCTCGACACCCTTGCCTTTCTTCTCTACACCCCCGTCTCCGAAATCGCCTCCTTCGATCCTCGACTCCTCTCTCCTCCCTCCTCTCTCCCCTCTCCGCTTGATCTCGTCCTCAGCTTCCTCGGCCACCACTTCGACCCGCTCGTGCTCAACTCCTTCCGCTGGCACGCGAGCCTCGAACGCAACCCCTGA